One region of Streptomyces rishiriensis genomic DNA includes:
- a CDS encoding anti-sigma factor antagonist yields the protein MKSYRLDRTHRVIELRGVTRSDDALAAEQQVRTLLRRCDTPAAIVDVDSEEVSPSLVSLLVRLRGFAERCRVFLCVRARHEQVAEALREAGLERILRVTRTLSQARERTRVCCAATSPRRPASTVRARLKVRLYRFVCPDTKERTAAARQSHACDLR from the coding sequence GTGAAGAGCTACCGTCTCGACCGGACCCACCGGGTCATCGAACTGCGCGGGGTCACCCGCTCCGACGACGCGTTGGCCGCCGAGCAACAGGTGCGCACCTTGCTGCGGCGTTGCGACACCCCTGCCGCCATCGTGGACGTGGACTCCGAGGAGGTGTCGCCCAGCCTTGTGAGCTTGCTGGTGCGCCTGCGCGGGTTCGCGGAGCGTTGCCGCGTCTTCCTGTGCGTCAGGGCGCGCCACGAACAGGTCGCCGAGGCACTGCGCGAAGCCGGTCTCGAGCGCATCCTGCGTGTCACGCGCACGCTGTCACAGGCCCGGGAGCGGACGCGGGTGTGCTGTGCGGCGACATCGCCCCGGCGCCCGGCGTCCACGGTGCGAGCGCGTCTCAAGGTGCGGCTCTACCGCTTCGTCTGCCCGGACACGAAGGAGCGGACGGCCGCGGCGCGGCAGTCGCATGCTTGCGACCTGCGGTGA
- a CDS encoding SDR family NAD(P)-dependent oxidoreductase, giving the protein MSAERGTALVTGASSGIGAGYAERLAADGWDTILVARRAQRLEDLADRLRKETGTTVETLVADLSEQDDLSRVARRAADPEVGFLLNNAGINGYGPFAELDPALMAKVLTLNVFAVTALTRAVIPAMLARGRGVVVNVASQLAFAGALPPHPLPERAVYGGTKGYVVTFTRTLAAELADTPLRVQVLCPGLTATEFHRSRGEEPVPGREQCVHEDGGMPVDEVIDASLAALEKAQVVCVPGLSDPAPLAGLAKAELQIRSGRGRAR; this is encoded by the coding sequence ATGAGCGCGGAACGCGGTACGGCGCTGGTGACCGGAGCCTCCTCGGGTATCGGCGCGGGCTACGCCGAGCGATTGGCCGCCGACGGCTGGGACACGATTCTCGTGGCCCGGCGGGCGCAGCGGCTCGAGGATCTCGCGGACCGGCTGCGCAAGGAGACCGGCACGACGGTGGAAACGCTGGTGGCCGACCTGTCCGAGCAGGATGACCTGAGCCGTGTCGCGCGGCGGGCTGCGGACCCGGAGGTGGGGTTCCTGCTCAACAATGCGGGTATCAACGGATACGGCCCCTTCGCCGAACTCGACCCGGCGCTCATGGCCAAGGTACTGACGCTCAACGTGTTCGCGGTCACCGCGCTGACGCGCGCGGTGATACCGGCGATGCTGGCGCGCGGACGGGGCGTCGTCGTCAACGTGGCCTCCCAGCTCGCCTTCGCCGGTGCGCTTCCACCGCATCCGCTGCCCGAGCGCGCTGTGTACGGCGGGACCAAGGGATATGTGGTCACGTTCACACGCACTCTCGCCGCGGAACTGGCTGATACGCCGTTGCGCGTCCAGGTGCTGTGTCCGGGGCTCACCGCGACGGAGTTTCACCGCTCGCGCGGCGAGGAGCCCGTCCCGGGGCGCGAGCAGTGCGTGCACGAGGACGGCGGCATGCCGGTGGACGAGGTGATCGACGCCTCGCTGGCCGCTCTGGAGAAAGCTCAGGTGGTGTGCGTGCCGGGACTCTCCGATCCCGCCCCGCTCGCCGGCCTGGCCAAGGCCGAGCTGCAGATCCGCTCAGGGCGCGGCCGGGCTCGGTGA
- a CDS encoding protein kinase domain-containing protein — protein sequence MHAWAVPGYAEALELGSGASGRVVRAVHEPTGVSVAVKYLSESLRTRPGFVHGFRAEAELLGSLSSPHVAGLYEYVEATNGAAIVMELVEGVSLRTLLARRGPLTPEAALVVLKGSLLGLADAHRVGVVHRDYKPENVLVEPDGGSKLVDFGIAVDAGVRAGVAGTPSYMAPEQWTGAPASPAGDVYAATATFFECLTGRRPYTGDNMAELALRHVESPVPVEELPEAVRPLVGRGLAKSPSERPSDAAAFVEDLERIAVGAYGPDWEERGRGRLAALVALLLFLLPSAKQAPHAGTDTARTVLRQGTGPGRLRPWRPTWPGVLVSALAVLVALLAQGLGGKDGAGVATGQAAEVLATTSATPDAPYTSDPVTPAPPSGTPPSGSVTPSGSTNEASTTPSASVTPPTGPVPTTPDGDTPSAEPSAPPSSGGTTTSPSPPPRTGVKDVAVAEFRQTGTSTATASITVTTDGTGPVSVTVGWFSGDASGQPGSADGAADVRRLSGSTQYAFTVEHSFAGTGCYWTVQVTTTAAAGGEASRQLLTRRCDIR from the coding sequence ATGCACGCATGGGCGGTACCGGGATACGCCGAGGCTCTGGAGCTGGGGTCCGGGGCGAGCGGGCGGGTCGTACGCGCCGTGCACGAGCCGACCGGCGTGTCGGTGGCGGTGAAGTACCTGAGCGAATCGCTGCGCACCCGCCCCGGCTTCGTGCACGGCTTCCGGGCCGAAGCGGAGTTGTTGGGGAGCCTGAGCAGCCCTCACGTGGCCGGGCTCTACGAGTACGTCGAGGCGACGAACGGCGCCGCCATCGTGATGGAGCTGGTGGAGGGCGTGTCCCTGCGGACCCTCCTCGCCCGTAGGGGCCCGCTGACCCCCGAGGCCGCCCTCGTCGTCCTGAAGGGGTCCCTGCTCGGTCTTGCCGACGCGCACCGGGTCGGGGTGGTGCACCGGGACTACAAGCCGGAGAACGTCCTGGTCGAGCCGGACGGCGGCTCCAAGCTGGTCGACTTCGGCATCGCGGTGGACGCGGGCGTCCGGGCCGGAGTGGCCGGAACGCCCTCCTACATGGCTCCCGAGCAGTGGACCGGCGCCCCCGCCTCGCCCGCAGGGGACGTCTACGCGGCCACGGCCACCTTCTTCGAGTGCCTCACGGGACGCAGGCCCTACACGGGCGACAACATGGCCGAGCTGGCGCTGCGGCACGTCGAGAGCCCCGTCCCGGTCGAGGAACTACCGGAGGCGGTGCGTCCGCTGGTCGGGCGTGGGCTGGCGAAGTCGCCCAGCGAGCGCCCCTCGGACGCGGCGGCCTTCGTCGAGGACTTGGAGCGGATCGCGGTGGGGGCCTACGGCCCCGACTGGGAGGAGCGTGGACGCGGACGGCTCGCCGCGCTCGTCGCACTGCTGCTGTTCCTGCTGCCGTCCGCCAAGCAGGCGCCCCACGCCGGGACCGACACCGCACGTACGGTCCTCAGGCAGGGCACGGGGCCCGGCCGGCTGCGTCCGTGGCGCCCCACCTGGCCGGGCGTCCTCGTGTCAGCCCTCGCCGTCCTGGTCGCGCTGCTGGCGCAGGGTCTGGGCGGGAAGGACGGCGCCGGGGTGGCCACCGGGCAGGCGGCCGAGGTGCTGGCCACCACGAGCGCCACGCCGGACGCCCCGTACACGAGCGATCCGGTGACTCCCGCACCCCCGAGCGGAACACCGCCCTCCGGCTCCGTGACCCCGTCCGGTAGTACGAACGAAGCCTCCACCACGCCGTCCGCTTCCGTCACGCCACCCACCGGCCCCGTGCCGACCACCCCCGACGGCGATACACCGAGTGCGGAGCCGTCGGCACCGCCCTCCTCCGGCGGCACCACCACGAGCCCCTCTCCCCCACCGCGGACCGGGGTGAAGGACGTCGCCGTCGCAGAGTTCCGGCAGACCGGCACCAGCACAGCTACGGCGTCGATCACGGTGACAACGGACGGCACGGGCCCGGTCTCGGTGACCGTCGGCTGGTTCTCGGGCGATGCCTCCGGGCAGCCGGGCAGCGCTGACGGGGCTGCCGACGTCCGAAGACTGAGCGGCTCCACGCAGTACGCCTTCACCGTCGAGCACTCCTTCGCCGGAACCGGCTGCTACTGGACGGTCCAGGTCACCACCACTGCCGCCGCCGGTGGCGAAGCCTCCAGGCAACTCCTGACCCGGCGGTGCGACATCCGATGA
- a CDS encoding substrate-binding domain-containing protein → MALDNAGGAALAVSHLLQRGRRRIAAITGPLDLYEARERLDGYRQTLRDTGRRSIVALGDFTRVSGAEAMRQLLEDDPHLDAVFASNDLMAIGALRTLHQAGRHVPDDVAVVGFDDIEAASYTSPALTSVRSPMADQATAAVHLLLRLIEGGSTDPVIMPNELVVREST, encoded by the coding sequence GTGGCCCTGGACAACGCCGGCGGAGCGGCCCTTGCCGTGAGTCACCTTCTGCAGCGGGGCCGACGCCGGATCGCCGCCATCACCGGACCACTCGACCTCTACGAGGCGCGTGAGCGACTCGACGGCTACCGCCAGACACTGCGCGACACCGGCCGTCGCTCCATCGTGGCGCTGGGAGACTTCACCAGAGTCTCCGGCGCGGAAGCCATGCGCCAGCTCCTGGAGGACGATCCCCACCTCGACGCCGTGTTCGCCTCCAACGACCTGATGGCGATCGGAGCGCTGCGCACCCTGCACCAAGCCGGACGGCACGTCCCGGACGACGTGGCCGTGGTCGGTTTCGACGACATAGAAGCCGCCTCCTACACCAGTCCCGCACTCACCTCGGTGCGCAGCCCGATGGCCGACCAGGCAACCGCCGCGGTCCACTTGCTCCTCCGCCTCATCGAAGGCGGCTCCACGGACCCGGTGATCATGCCGAACGAACTCGTGGTCCGCGAGTCGACTTGA
- a CDS encoding LacI family DNA-binding transcriptional regulator, which produces MLRLPMTVNSLVHLEKRRRIKRTALGERSLMTGGRFQRPRLRRKESACPERGHAAPACGYAACMPRRAAGGRPDEKALPESPPEWRNGGGAGMKRPTLEVVAARAGVSKSSVSRVINGETTVAPEIRDVVMRAVQELGYVPNGAARNLVTRRTDTLAVVVSDPPQGVVSDDPLFSAVVRAVSRELEAAGKRLVLMLAESDQSRTRVEQYVAGGHVDGVMLVALHGTDPLPARPGQAGPAGRLLQPHLSPGRAVRGPGQRRRSGPCRESPSAAGPTPDRRHHRTTRPLRGA; this is translated from the coding sequence ATGCTGCGGCTGCCCATGACTGTCAATAGCCTTGTTCACCTTGAAAAACGGCGCCGAATCAAGCGCACAGCGCTGGGGGAGCGGTCTCTCATGACTGGCGGGCGGTTCCAACGGCCACGGCTGCGGCGCAAAGAGAGCGCATGTCCGGAGCGCGGTCATGCCGCCCCGGCCTGCGGATACGCTGCTTGCATGCCACGACGCGCAGCCGGAGGTCGCCCCGATGAGAAAGCGCTCCCCGAGAGCCCTCCCGAGTGGCGGAACGGGGGAGGGGCAGGGATGAAACGGCCTACTCTCGAAGTGGTCGCGGCCCGGGCGGGCGTCTCCAAATCAAGCGTCTCCCGCGTCATCAACGGCGAGACGACTGTCGCCCCGGAGATCAGGGACGTCGTCATGCGAGCCGTACAGGAACTGGGCTACGTGCCCAACGGGGCTGCCCGCAACCTGGTGACCCGCCGCACGGACACGCTGGCCGTGGTCGTCTCCGACCCGCCCCAGGGAGTCGTCTCCGACGACCCCCTCTTCTCCGCCGTGGTCCGCGCCGTCAGCAGGGAACTCGAGGCCGCAGGGAAACGGCTGGTGCTCATGCTCGCCGAATCGGACCAGAGCCGCACCAGAGTGGAACAGTACGTCGCCGGCGGACATGTGGACGGCGTGATGCTCGTAGCACTGCACGGCACGGATCCCCTGCCCGCCCGCCCTGGCCAGGCAGGGCCTGCCGGTCGTCTCCTTCAACCGCACCTCAGCCCGGGACGTGCCGTACGTGGCCCTGGACAACGCCGGCGGAGCGGCCCTTGCCGTGAGTCACCTTCTGCAGCGGGGCCGACGCCGGATCGCCGCCATCACCGGACCACTCGACCTCTACGAGGCGCGTGA
- a CDS encoding galactose-binding domain-containing protein, protein MRGARSAVDGAPGARWSGAFADPQRTQVDLETAAEAGRTALTWEAAYAEPFRIEVSDDARTSTVLHRTATGAGGPTLRSGPGHLLRTSEARSTAQFPLSGNTPPRTRRT, encoded by the coding sequence TTGCGCGGAGCGCGGAGCGCGGTCGACGGCGCCCCCGGGGCCCGGTGGTCCGGCGCCTTCGCCGATCCGCAGCGGACGCAGGTCGACCTCGAGACCGCGGCCGAGGCCGGCCGAACCGCGCTCACCTGGGAAGCCGCGTACGCCGAACCGTTCAGGATCGAGGTGTCGGACGACGCCCGGACATCGACGGTCCTCCACCGGACGGCGACAGGCGCCGGCGGCCCCACCCTTCGAAGCGGCCCGGGACACCTGCTTCGCACGTCCGAAGCACGTTCCACCGCTCAGTTCCCGCTCTCCGGGAACACCCCTCCCCGCACCCGACGCACGTGA
- a CDS encoding DUF1996 domain-containing protein — translation MRRYPVHLYTLLVGLLVVVLAAALSLTVSTQPAQAATVTVQAESYTAQSGIVLEATADTGGGQNAAFLANGDWMRFDNVDLGPTGRLTVSARVASAVGSGTVELRTASLTGPLLAVVQVAPTGGWQNWVTRATDVTGHPTGSQTVFAVLRSTEPGDFVNVNWFSFVGEGDGAAAGWVPVDQAKWNAQLTQFRAMTPAAVPAGVVRVPEFNATCTYSHSKQDDPIVLPGLPGASHMHSFFGNRSTDAFSTAQSLLANTPTSCTPAKDLSAYWIPTLYEGDRAVEPEGMIVYYGSRIDDPSATVPFPEGFRMIAGDAKAQTPTPAGSTGQFWCSGEGGEIGRSTDGNWPVCAPKAHLTHQLVFPDCWDGKNLDSPDHKSHVAFTYNGKCSGAYPVAIPNISFVFSYPTSGSAAGFRLASGMASSIHGDFFNAWDNAALGQRVKDCITQKAKCNSAGTF, via the coding sequence ATGCGCAGATATCCCGTCCATCTGTACACGCTGTTAGTGGGCCTTCTCGTGGTCGTGCTGGCCGCTGCCCTGAGTCTGACTGTCTCGACCCAGCCCGCGCAGGCCGCCACGGTCACGGTCCAGGCCGAGTCCTACACCGCCCAGTCCGGCATCGTGTTGGAGGCCACCGCGGACACCGGAGGCGGACAGAACGCGGCGTTCCTCGCCAATGGCGACTGGATGCGCTTCGACAACGTCGACCTCGGCCCCACCGGCCGCCTGACGGTCTCGGCCCGGGTCGCTTCCGCCGTCGGCTCGGGCACGGTGGAGTTGCGCACCGCAAGCCTGACCGGTCCGCTGCTCGCGGTCGTGCAGGTCGCTCCGACCGGCGGCTGGCAGAACTGGGTGACCCGGGCCACCGACGTCACCGGCCACCCAACCGGTTCGCAGACGGTGTTCGCCGTGCTGCGCAGCACGGAACCGGGCGACTTCGTCAATGTCAACTGGTTCTCCTTCGTCGGCGAGGGAGACGGCGCGGCGGCCGGATGGGTACCTGTCGATCAGGCCAAGTGGAACGCCCAGCTGACCCAGTTCCGCGCCATGACGCCGGCCGCAGTGCCCGCCGGCGTGGTCCGGGTACCGGAGTTCAACGCCACCTGCACCTACAGTCACTCCAAGCAGGACGACCCCATCGTCCTGCCGGGCCTTCCCGGCGCATCCCACATGCACAGTTTCTTCGGCAACAGGAGCACCGACGCGTTCTCCACGGCCCAGTCCCTGCTGGCGAACACGCCTACCAGTTGCACTCCCGCCAAGGACCTCTCGGCGTACTGGATCCCCACCCTCTACGAGGGCGACAGGGCCGTCGAGCCGGAGGGCATGATCGTCTACTACGGCTCCCGGATCGACGACCCCTCGGCAACCGTTCCCTTCCCGGAGGGGTTCCGCATGATCGCGGGAGACGCGAAGGCGCAGACGCCCACCCCCGCGGGGTCAACCGGCCAGTTCTGGTGCTCCGGCGAGGGCGGCGAGATCGGCCGCAGCACCGACGGCAACTGGCCGGTCTGCGCCCCGAAAGCCCACCTCACCCACCAACTCGTCTTCCCTGACTGCTGGGACGGCAAGAACCTGGACAGTCCCGACCACAAGTCACACGTCGCGTTCACGTACAACGGCAAGTGCAGCGGCGCCTACCCGGTCGCCATCCCCAACATCTCCTTCGTCTTCAGCTACCCGACCAGCGGGAGCGCCGCAGGCTTTCGGCTGGCCTCGGGCATGGCATCGTCCATCCACGGCGACTTCTTCAACGCCTGGGACAACGCGGCCCTCGGCCAGCGCGTGAAGGACTGCATCACTCAGAAGGCCAAGTGCAACTCCGCCGGTACCTTCTGA
- a CDS encoding DUF305 domain-containing protein has product MQLRRYLLILRSVCALAMALLAVGCTTQPTAGTPPATAFNATDTAWIQLMIPMDERAQLLTRLAPSRDGDTALAALAAETALRLRDNLVRLRDLLELSGIPDSHPHEGHDMPGMVSLDTLERAGTATGQAFDRILNEALRAHLTQSRMLCAGERTQGHAAKAKDLAAAIARSTAEQISWLDRLRPAAPAASDGSPPTSVP; this is encoded by the coding sequence GTGCAACTCCGCCGGTACCTTCTGATCCTGCGGTCGGTATGCGCCTTGGCTATGGCCCTGCTGGCTGTCGGCTGCACCACGCAGCCGACAGCCGGCACGCCGCCGGCAACAGCCTTCAACGCCACCGACACCGCATGGATCCAGTTGATGATCCCCATGGACGAGCGTGCGCAGCTTCTGACCCGTCTGGCTCCCTCACGCGACGGAGACACAGCTTTGGCGGCACTGGCAGCCGAGACCGCTCTGCGACTGCGTGACAACCTGGTCCGTCTGCGCGATCTGCTGGAACTCTCCGGGATCCCCGACAGCCACCCCCACGAGGGGCACGACATGCCTGGCATGGTGAGCCTCGACACCCTTGAAAGGGCGGGCACCGCGACCGGTCAGGCCTTCGACCGGATCCTCAACGAAGCCCTGCGCGCTCACCTCACACAGTCCCGAATGCTCTGCGCCGGCGAGCGCACCCAGGGGCATGCCGCCAAGGCGAAGGACCTGGCCGCGGCCATCGCCCGGAGCACGGCCGAACAGATCTCCTGGCTCGACCGACTGCGCCCGGCTGCGCCTGCGGCATCGGACGGCTCACCGCCGACAAGCGTTCCGTAG
- a CDS encoding TetR/AcrR family transcriptional regulator produces the protein MPATTTRSTDTRRNILDAARRIMAHKGYSAVGLNEVLAEAGVPKGSFYHYFPSKDAFGEALLKSYFDEYLADMDRVLAHPGQSAAERLMAYWQLWRETQSFDDCQGKCLAVKLGAEVSDLSEPMRLALKEGTGAIIDRLERTITTGLTDGSIAVDGGPRETAQILYDMWLGASVMTKIHRSVEPLEATTAMTRRLLHL, from the coding sequence ATGCCAGCCACCACAACGCGCAGCACCGACACCCGTCGGAACATCCTCGACGCCGCCCGGCGGATCATGGCCCACAAGGGTTACTCCGCGGTCGGCCTCAACGAGGTGCTCGCGGAGGCCGGCGTGCCGAAGGGGTCCTTCTACCACTACTTCCCCTCCAAGGACGCCTTCGGCGAAGCCCTGCTGAAGAGCTACTTCGACGAATATCTCGCCGACATGGACCGCGTTCTCGCGCACCCCGGCCAGTCTGCCGCCGAGCGCCTGATGGCCTACTGGCAGTTGTGGCGGGAAACCCAGAGCTTCGACGACTGCCAGGGCAAGTGCCTCGCCGTGAAGCTCGGAGCCGAGGTCTCCGACCTGTCCGAGCCCATGCGGCTGGCGCTCAAGGAGGGAACAGGCGCGATCATCGACCGCCTCGAGCGGACCATCACCACTGGTCTCACGGACGGATCGATCGCGGTCGACGGCGGGCCGCGCGAAACAGCACAGATCCTCTACGACATGTGGCTCGGCGCCAGCGTCATGACCAAGATCCATCGAAGCGTCGAACCCCTCGAAGCGACTACGGCGATGACCCGCCGACTCCTGCACCTGTAG
- a CDS encoding type 1 glutamine amidotransferase domain-containing protein gives MKVLIVLTSHDELGDTGRKTGFWLEELAAPYYHFQEAGWEITLASPKGGRPPLDPKSNEIAFQTEQTRRFESDAQATEALTNTVRLDSVSAADFDTVFYPGGHGPLWDLAEDADSARLIETTLRSGKPLALVCHAPGVLRHAVDEDGTPLVQGRKVTGFTNSEEEGVALTEIVPFLVEDELKRLGGVYSKIGDWQPYVVQDDLLITGQNPASSGPAAEALIKLTTTVNA, from the coding sequence ATGAAGGTCCTGATCGTTCTCACCTCGCACGACGAGCTCGGCGACACCGGCCGCAAGACCGGTTTCTGGCTGGAGGAACTGGCGGCGCCCTACTACCACTTCCAGGAGGCCGGCTGGGAGATCACCCTGGCCTCCCCCAAGGGCGGCCGTCCGCCGCTGGACCCCAAGAGCAACGAGATCGCTTTCCAGACCGAGCAGACCCGCCGGTTCGAGTCCGACGCGCAGGCGACCGAGGCGCTCACGAACACCGTGCGCCTGGACTCCGTCTCCGCGGCGGACTTCGACACCGTCTTCTACCCTGGCGGCCACGGTCCGCTGTGGGACCTGGCCGAGGACGCCGACTCCGCCCGCCTGATCGAGACCACCCTGCGCTCGGGCAAGCCGCTCGCACTGGTCTGCCATGCTCCTGGCGTCCTGCGCCACGCGGTCGACGAGGACGGCACGCCACTGGTGCAGGGCAGGAAGGTCACCGGGTTCACCAACTCGGAGGAGGAGGGCGTCGCACTCACGGAGATCGTCCCGTTCCTCGTCGAGGACGAACTCAAGCGTCTCGGCGGCGTCTACTCCAAGATCGGCGACTGGCAGCCCTACGTCGTACAGGATGACCTTCTGATCACCGGCCAGAACCCGGCGTCCTCGGGCCCCGCAGCCGAAGCCCTCATCAAGCTGACCACGACGGTCAACGCCTGA
- a CDS encoding dihydrofolate reductase family protein, which produces MRKIIVCTFLTLDGVMQAPGGPDEDAESGFEHGGWQKPVADDEVGAAIAGWYEHSDAMLLGRKTYDIFASYWPTADPGNPFTARMNSMHKYVASRTLTSVEWQNSTLLEGDIVDALRKLKASDGGNINVVGSGDLAQTLMRHDLVDEYRLTIHPVIIGTGKRLFADGVIPAALEPVSVSTTKGGTIVGVYRPNGKPSYDSY; this is translated from the coding sequence ATGCGCAAGATCATTGTTTGCACGTTCCTGACGCTGGACGGCGTCATGCAGGCGCCGGGCGGTCCGGACGAGGACGCTGAGAGCGGCTTCGAGCACGGCGGCTGGCAGAAGCCGGTGGCCGACGACGAGGTCGGCGCGGCCATCGCCGGATGGTACGAGCACTCCGACGCGATGCTGCTCGGCCGCAAGACGTACGACATTTTCGCGTCCTACTGGCCGACCGCCGATCCCGGCAACCCGTTCACCGCCCGGATGAACAGCATGCACAAGTACGTGGCGTCTCGGACCCTGACGTCCGTCGAGTGGCAGAACTCCACGCTGCTGGAGGGCGACATCGTCGATGCCTTGCGCAAGCTGAAGGCGTCCGACGGCGGCAACATCAACGTCGTCGGCAGCGGTGACCTCGCCCAGACCCTCATGCGGCACGATCTCGTCGACGAGTACCGGCTGACCATCCATCCGGTGATCATCGGCACCGGTAAGCGGCTGTTCGCCGACGGAGTGATCCCCGCCGCGTTGGAGCCGGTCAGCGTCTCGACGACGAAGGGCGGCACCATCGTCGGCGTCTACCGGCCGAACGGCAAACCCAGCTACGACAGCTACTGA
- a CDS encoding DUF4291 domain-containing protein, producing the protein MSEPKHQIRALHTATTVTVYQAYAPRIGLPAALDGRFPTTWQRDRMTWIKPSFLWMMYRCGWGTKTGQETVLAVEISRDGFEWALRHACLSSYVRGVHPDRTTWQRQLKTAPARVQWDPERDLRLQPLPYRSLQLGLSGEAVRRYADEWTLSIRDVTPLAHEIHALVGEGDLHSAARLLPQERPYPVGGELLAHLTG; encoded by the coding sequence GTGTCAGAACCCAAGCATCAGATCCGCGCCCTCCATACGGCCACCACAGTGACGGTCTACCAGGCATACGCACCAAGGATCGGCCTGCCCGCCGCACTCGACGGCCGCTTTCCCACCACCTGGCAGCGGGACCGGATGACGTGGATCAAGCCGTCGTTCCTGTGGATGATGTACCGCTGCGGCTGGGGTACGAAGACAGGGCAGGAGACCGTCCTCGCTGTGGAGATCAGCCGTGACGGCTTCGAGTGGGCGCTGCGCCACGCGTGCCTGTCGAGCTACGTCCGCGGGGTGCACCCCGACCGAACCACCTGGCAGCGTCAGTTGAAGACCGCGCCCGCTCGCGTGCAGTGGGATCCCGAGCGGGACCTGCGCCTGCAGCCCCTGCCGTACCGGTCCCTGCAACTCGGCCTCTCCGGTGAGGCCGTACGACGCTACGCGGACGAGTGGACGCTCTCCATCCGCGACGTGACCCCACTCGCCCACGAGATCCACGCCCTTGTCGGCGAGGGTGACCTGCACTCCGCTGCCCGGCTACTGCCCCAGGAACGCCCCTACCCGGTCGGAGGCGAACTTCTTGCCCACCTCACGGGATGA
- a CDS encoding winged helix-turn-helix transcriptional regulator, which produces MTTLNRPGTPDGHVCGIDTAMEVIGGKWKVLILWALHEHPCRRFGELRRLLPGITEKVLASHLRELEADGVVLRVSYDEVPPRVEYSLTEDGKRLNGALQPLAAWGRERPTGRGLQEKPAPGLL; this is translated from the coding sequence ATGACAACGCTGAACCGGCCGGGCACACCAGACGGACACGTCTGCGGGATCGACACCGCGATGGAGGTGATCGGTGGCAAGTGGAAGGTGCTGATCCTCTGGGCGCTCCACGAGCACCCCTGCCGTCGCTTCGGCGAGCTGCGTCGACTGCTTCCGGGGATCACCGAGAAGGTCCTGGCCTCGCATCTGCGGGAGCTGGAAGCGGACGGTGTCGTGCTCCGCGTCTCCTACGACGAGGTACCGCCCCGCGTCGAGTACTCACTGACCGAGGACGGCAAGCGCCTCAACGGCGCACTCCAGCCGCTGGCCGCCTGGGGTCGCGAGCGGCCGACCGGTCGAGGACTGCAGGAGAAGCCGGCCCCGGGTCTGCTGTGA
- a CDS encoding NAD(P)-dependent oxidoreductase, translated as MTQNTVEKTPVTLLGLGAMGTALARTWLAAGHQVTVWNRTPARATALAAEGAAAADSAAEAVAANALVVVCLLNDTAVDEVLAGADLAGRDLVNLTTSTPAQARARAEWARERGARYLDGGIMAVPPMIGVPEAGGYVFYSGSSELFERHQQTLGVPVGTAYVGEDAGFAALHDVALLSAMYGMFAGSAHAFALIRKEDIDPAALAVLLADWLIAMAPAVHRTADQLRSGDYTQHVVSNLAMQVAGTPTFVSTAEQQGVSPELLSPYFELMRRRLAEGSGEEDLTGVIDLLVR; from the coding sequence ATGACACAGAACACTGTTGAGAAGACTCCCGTCACGCTGCTGGGCCTGGGCGCGATGGGGACCGCGCTGGCCCGTACCTGGCTAGCCGCCGGCCATCAGGTCACCGTCTGGAACCGCACCCCGGCCCGTGCCACGGCGCTCGCCGCCGAGGGGGCGGCGGCTGCGGACAGCGCCGCCGAGGCGGTGGCAGCGAACGCTCTGGTCGTCGTCTGTCTGTTGAACGACACCGCGGTCGACGAGGTGCTGGCCGGCGCCGACCTGGCCGGCAGGGACCTGGTCAACCTGACCACCAGCACCCCTGCCCAGGCTCGCGCCCGCGCCGAGTGGGCCCGTGAACGCGGTGCCCGCTACCTGGACGGCGGGATCATGGCCGTCCCTCCAATGATCGGAGTCCCGGAAGCCGGCGGCTACGTCTTCTACAGCGGCTCGTCAGAACTGTTCGAGCGGCACCAGCAGACCCTCGGCGTCCCGGTCGGCACTGCCTACGTCGGCGAGGACGCGGGCTTCGCGGCCCTGCACGACGTGGCCCTGCTCAGCGCCATGTACGGGATGTTCGCCGGGTCAGCGCACGCCTTCGCCCTGATCCGCAAGGAGGACATCGACCCGGCAGCGCTCGCCGTGCTGCTCGCCGACTGGCTCATCGCGATGGCCCCGGCGGTTCACCGGACCGCCGACCAGCTGCGGAGTGGTGATTACACCCAGCATGTCGTCTCTAACCTCGCCATGCAGGTGGCCGGGACTCCGACCTTCGTGAGCACCGCCGAGCAGCAGGGGGTCAGCCCGGAACTGCTCAGTCCCTACTTCGAGCTGATGCGGCGCCGCCTGGCCGAGGGCAGCGGCGAGGAGGACCTGACGGGCGTGATCGACCTGCTGGTGCGCTGA